In Isoptericola jiangsuensis, the following proteins share a genomic window:
- a CDS encoding DUF1844 domain-containing protein: MSSSPTEPGDTTAATRDIADVAAVEVITTAAVHLMSAAAVKCGLADDADAQDHLDLDEARKLITALAALVTASAPDVGNQHARSLRDGVRSLQLAFREASVIPDAPGEGPGEKYTGSVV, encoded by the coding sequence ATGAGCTCCAGCCCCACCGAACCCGGCGACACGACCGCCGCCACCCGCGACATCGCGGACGTCGCCGCCGTCGAGGTCATCACCACCGCCGCCGTCCACCTCATGAGCGCCGCCGCCGTCAAGTGCGGCCTCGCGGACGACGCCGACGCCCAGGACCACCTCGACCTCGACGAGGCGCGCAAGCTGATCACCGCGCTCGCCGCGCTCGTCACCGCGTCCGCGCCGGACGTCGGCAACCAGCACGCCCGCTCGCTGCGGGACGGCGTCCGCTCCCTCCAGCTCGCCTTCCGCGAGGCGTCCGTCATCCCCGACGCCCCCGGCGAGGGCCCCGGCGAGAAGTACACGGGTTCCGTCGTCTGA
- a CDS encoding TrmH family RNA methyltransferase — translation MHRIPDLTLANPRADRVKQVRALSGRPARSRHGQFLVEGPQGVREAVRHASQDVRDVYLTEAAAARYDEILAAALDAGMRVHVGTPEVLDAMSSDAQGVLAVVRARSWPLPDALGTLATSRREAGRPLLVAVLATVRDPGNAGTVIRAADAAGADLVVLAGESVDVHNPKVVRSTAGSLFHLPVVTGPTLAETVAAVREAGCTVLAADGAGDLDLDELGDVAGPAADRAAGVPDLAASTAWVFGNEAWGLPAADRALADAVVRVPIRGRAESLNLATAATVCLYASGRAQR, via the coding sequence ATGCACCGCATCCCCGACCTCACGCTCGCCAACCCGCGGGCGGACCGGGTCAAGCAGGTCAGGGCGCTGTCCGGGCGTCCTGCGCGTTCCAGGCACGGCCAGTTCCTCGTCGAGGGACCCCAGGGCGTCCGCGAGGCCGTGCGGCACGCCTCGCAGGACGTCCGCGACGTGTACCTCACCGAGGCCGCCGCCGCCCGGTACGACGAGATCCTCGCCGCAGCCCTCGACGCGGGCATGCGGGTCCACGTCGGCACGCCCGAGGTGCTGGACGCGATGAGCTCCGACGCGCAGGGCGTCCTGGCGGTCGTCCGGGCCCGGTCGTGGCCGCTGCCCGACGCGCTCGGCACGCTCGCCACCTCCCGGCGGGAGGCGGGCCGTCCCCTGCTGGTCGCCGTGCTCGCCACCGTGCGCGACCCCGGCAACGCGGGCACGGTGATCCGCGCCGCGGACGCCGCGGGCGCGGACCTCGTGGTCCTCGCGGGCGAGAGCGTCGACGTGCACAACCCCAAGGTGGTCCGTTCGACCGCGGGCTCGCTGTTCCACCTGCCCGTCGTGACGGGGCCGACCCTCGCCGAGACGGTCGCCGCCGTGCGCGAGGCCGGCTGCACGGTCCTGGCGGCCGACGGCGCCGGCGACCTCGACCTCGACGAGCTCGGCGACGTGGCGGGCCCGGCCGCGGACCGCGCCGCGGGCGTCCCGGACCTCGCCGCGTCCACCGCGTGGGTGTTCGGCAACGAGGCGTGGGGTCTGCCCGCAGCGGACCGCGCCCTGGCCGACGCCGTCGTGCGCGTCCCGATCCGGGGCCGCGCCGAGTCGCTGAACCTCGCCACCGCGGCGACCGTCTGCCTCTACGCCTCCGGTCGCGCCCAGCGCTGA
- the priA gene encoding bifunctional 1-(5-phosphoribosyl)-5-((5-phosphoribosylamino)methylideneamino)imidazole-4-carboxamide isomerase/phosphoribosylanthranilate isomerase PriA, with translation MTERLVLLPAVDVADGQAVRLVQGEAGSETSYGDPLAAALDWQAGGAEWIHLVDLDAAFGRGSNADLLARVVADLDVQVELSGGIRDDASLERALATGARRVNIGTAALEDPEWTARIIAEHGDAVAVGLDVRGTTLAARGWTKEGGDLWEVLARLDEAGCARYVVTDVTKDGTLRGPNVELLREVASRTPAKVVASGGISSLADLEVLRTLVGDGVEGAVVGKALYAGAFTLPEALDVAGRP, from the coding sequence ATGACCGAACGCCTCGTGCTGCTGCCCGCCGTCGACGTCGCCGACGGCCAGGCCGTCCGGCTCGTCCAGGGCGAGGCAGGCTCGGAGACCTCGTACGGCGACCCGCTGGCGGCGGCGCTCGACTGGCAGGCCGGCGGGGCGGAGTGGATCCACCTGGTGGACCTCGACGCGGCGTTCGGGCGCGGCTCCAACGCCGACCTGCTGGCCCGCGTCGTCGCCGACCTCGACGTCCAGGTCGAGCTGTCCGGCGGGATCCGGGACGACGCCTCGCTGGAGCGGGCGCTCGCCACGGGTGCCCGCCGCGTCAACATCGGCACGGCCGCGCTGGAGGACCCGGAGTGGACCGCGCGGATCATCGCCGAGCACGGTGACGCCGTCGCCGTCGGCCTGGACGTGCGCGGCACGACGCTGGCGGCCCGCGGCTGGACCAAGGAGGGCGGCGACCTGTGGGAGGTGCTCGCGCGCCTCGACGAGGCCGGGTGCGCCCGCTACGTCGTCACCGACGTCACCAAGGACGGCACGCTCCGCGGCCCCAACGTGGAGCTGCTGCGCGAGGTCGCCTCGCGCACCCCCGCGAAGGTCGTCGCGTCCGGCGGCATCTCGTCGCTCGCCGACCTCGAGGTGCTGCGCACGCTCGTGGGCGACGGCGTCGAGGGCGCCGTGGTCGGCAAGGCCCTCTACGCGGGTGCGTTCACGCTGCCCGAGGCGCTCGACGTGGCGGGGCGCCCGTGA
- the hisH gene encoding imidazole glycerol phosphate synthase subunit HisH: protein MGADVPELLPSGGAAADLNPRPVTPARVDGRPRVVVLDYGFGNVRSAVRALERVGADVELTADREAASQAHGLVVPGVGAFAACMEGLRAVRGDQVVDRRLAGGRPVLGICVGMQVMFDAGVEHGVRADGLGEWRGVVEHLDAPVVPHMGWSTVEPAEGSTLFRGVEDERFYFVHSYGAQTFTQGHDEDADPRYTPPRVTWAEHGPDGAAVRFVAAVEDGPLSATQFHPEKSGDAGATLLENWVRSL from the coding sequence ATGGGCGCGGACGTCCCCGAGCTGCTGCCGTCGGGCGGTGCCGCCGCCGACCTCAACCCGCGGCCGGTCACCCCGGCGCGCGTCGACGGCCGGCCCCGCGTCGTGGTCCTGGACTACGGCTTCGGCAACGTGCGCTCCGCCGTACGAGCGCTGGAGCGGGTGGGCGCGGACGTCGAGCTCACCGCCGACCGGGAGGCCGCGTCCCAGGCGCACGGCCTCGTCGTGCCGGGCGTGGGCGCGTTCGCCGCCTGCATGGAGGGCCTGCGCGCGGTGCGCGGCGACCAGGTGGTCGACCGTCGGCTCGCCGGCGGGCGTCCCGTGCTCGGCATCTGCGTGGGCATGCAGGTCATGTTCGACGCCGGCGTCGAGCACGGCGTGCGGGCGGACGGCCTGGGGGAGTGGCGCGGCGTCGTCGAGCACCTCGACGCCCCCGTCGTGCCGCACATGGGCTGGTCCACCGTCGAGCCCGCCGAGGGGTCGACCCTGTTCCGCGGGGTGGAGGACGAGCGCTTCTACTTCGTGCACTCCTACGGCGCGCAGACCTTCACCCAGGGGCACGACGAGGACGCGGACCCCCGCTACACGCCGCCGCGCGTCACCTGGGCGGAGCACGGACCCGACGGCGCGGCCGTGCGGTTCGTCGCCGCGGTCGAGGACGGCCCGCTGTCCGCGACGCAGTTCCACCCCGAGAAGTCCGGCGACGCCGGCGCCACCCTGCTCGAGAACTGGGTGCGCTCCCTGTGA
- the hisB gene encoding imidazoleglycerol-phosphate dehydratase HisB: MAGRTARIERATSESTVVVELDLDGTGRTDISTSVPFYDHMLTALGKHSLIDLTVKATGDTHIDAHHTVEDTAIVLGQALKQALGDKKGISRFGDALVPLDEALAQAVVDVSGRPYLVHTGEPPGQEYHLIGGHFTGSLTRHVLESIAHHADICLHVRVLAGRDPHHVVEAQFKALARALRAAVALDPRVEGIPSTKGAL, from the coding sequence ATGGCAGGCCGTACCGCGCGCATCGAGCGGGCCACGAGCGAGTCCACCGTCGTCGTCGAGCTGGACCTCGACGGCACGGGCCGCACCGACATCTCCACCTCGGTGCCGTTCTACGACCACATGCTCACCGCGCTGGGCAAGCACTCGCTCATCGACCTCACGGTGAAGGCGACCGGCGACACCCACATCGACGCCCACCACACCGTCGAGGACACGGCGATCGTCCTCGGCCAGGCGCTCAAGCAGGCCCTCGGCGACAAGAAGGGCATCTCCCGGTTCGGGGACGCCCTCGTGCCGCTCGACGAGGCGCTCGCCCAGGCCGTGGTCGACGTCTCCGGCCGGCCGTACCTCGTGCACACCGGCGAGCCCCCCGGGCAGGAGTACCACCTCATCGGCGGCCACTTCACCGGGTCCCTGACCCGGCACGTGCTGGAGTCGATCGCCCACCACGCCGACATCTGCCTCCACGTGCGCGTGCTCGCCGGCCGCGACCCGCACCACGTCGTGGAGGCCCAGTTCAAGGCTCTCGCCCGCGCGCTGCGGGCCGCCGTCGCCCTCGACCCCCGTGTCGAGGGCATCCCGTCCACCAAGGGAGCGCTGTAG
- a CDS encoding SseB family protein produces the protein MRSIQPTSQFAGDDGSADAELVRLLDGLTAGTTPLRDVVARLARTRVLVPVLAEVEKSATVEHEGSTLEVDKEASAGVVALEAPDGRRALPVFSSVAAMQAWRRDARPVPVEATRAALSAVAEKWALLVLDPAGPVTVLIPRPAVWALAQGNEWRPALVPTADGLTVDDEVARAIADAAAPVQHVVRAHAEPGRKAEVAVVLALDPGLDRAGLDTVLGQVNARLAAAKVVADRVDSLELRIGAAR, from the coding sequence GTGAGGTCGATCCAGCCCACCAGCCAGTTCGCGGGCGACGACGGGTCGGCGGATGCCGAGCTCGTGCGGCTCCTCGACGGCCTGACCGCCGGGACGACGCCGCTGCGGGACGTCGTCGCGCGGCTCGCGCGGACCCGGGTGCTCGTCCCCGTCCTGGCGGAGGTCGAGAAGTCCGCGACGGTCGAGCACGAGGGCTCCACCCTCGAGGTCGACAAGGAGGCCTCCGCGGGCGTCGTCGCGCTGGAGGCCCCCGACGGCCGACGGGCCCTGCCGGTGTTCAGCTCGGTCGCGGCCATGCAGGCGTGGCGGCGCGACGCGCGGCCGGTGCCGGTGGAGGCGACGCGGGCGGCCTTGTCGGCGGTCGCCGAGAAGTGGGCGTTGCTCGTCCTCGACCCCGCCGGCCCCGTGACCGTGCTGATCCCGCGCCCCGCGGTGTGGGCGCTCGCGCAGGGCAACGAGTGGCGTCCTGCGCTCGTGCCGACGGCGGACGGCCTGACCGTGGACGACGAGGTCGCCCGGGCGATCGCGGACGCCGCCGCCCCCGTGCAGCACGTGGTGCGCGCGCACGCCGAGCCCGGCCGCAAGGCCGAGGTCGCGGTCGTCCTCGCCCTCGACCCGGGCCTCGACCGGGCCGGCCTCGACACCGTACTGGGGCAGGTCAACGCCCGGCTCGCGGCCGCGAAGGTCGTCGCGGACCGCGTCGACTCCCTCGAGCTGCGGATCGGCGCCGCCCGCTGA
- a CDS encoding RecQ family ATP-dependent DNA helicase — protein sequence MLRGLMDTAGGEGGTLREQATVALRGLVGRDDVELRDDQWRAIEALVAFHRRALVVQRTGWGKSAVYFVATSLLRARGAGPTVIVSPLLALMRDQIAAASRAGIRAVTINSANVTEWDGIHAQIAAGEVDVLLCSPERLNNPAFRDEVLPRLAADAGLVVIDEAHCISDWGHDFRPDYRRIRTLLADLPPGIPVLATTATANERVTRDVAEQLAVPGEGVSEGAVSLSTNDDVLVLRGELDRESLHLAVLELRDQPTRVAWLVEALQEIDGSGIVYCLTVSAAEEVASQLRTAGLAVASYTGRTDPTQREQLEDDLKENRVKALVATSALGMGFDKPDLAFVVHLGAPSSPIAYYQQVGRAGRGVDDAVVVLLPGHEDAAIWEWFGSQAFPAEQQVRATLAALARTGETMSTATLETYVDLKRSRLETMLKVLDVDGAVRRVQGGWVATGQPWTYDAARYGRVEETRHAEQQAMRDYVATEGCRMRFLRAQLDDPALPDGWTCGRCDRCGGVTLPPPPDAETVASAREEMDRPGVEVEPRKMWPSGLTTLGLDLKGKIPDGERAEPGRAVARFDGLGWSGPVRELFAPRTPDGETPSALRTAAARVLDDWAAIRGEAAEDGQAPLLIEGVVAVRSVTRPRLTYHLANGLASYLGVPLIGAVGPQPGAEEPGRHDVNSAQRLAGVSRRLRLELGEGARTGLPGRTVLLVDDWTESGWTLTVAARLLREAGAAAVHPFVLGVR from the coding sequence ATGCTGCGCGGCCTCATGGACACCGCGGGCGGCGAGGGCGGGACCCTGCGGGAGCAGGCGACCGTCGCGCTGCGCGGCCTGGTCGGCCGCGACGACGTCGAGCTCCGCGACGACCAGTGGCGCGCGATCGAGGCGCTCGTGGCGTTCCACCGCCGGGCGCTCGTGGTGCAGCGCACCGGGTGGGGCAAGTCCGCGGTGTACTTCGTGGCGACGAGCCTGCTGCGGGCCCGCGGCGCCGGGCCGACCGTCATCGTGTCCCCGCTGCTGGCCCTGATGCGCGACCAGATCGCCGCCGCGTCACGGGCCGGCATCAGGGCCGTCACGATCAACTCGGCGAACGTCACCGAGTGGGACGGGATCCACGCGCAGATCGCCGCCGGCGAGGTGGACGTGCTGCTCTGCTCCCCCGAGCGCCTCAACAACCCGGCGTTCCGCGACGAGGTGCTGCCGCGCCTCGCCGCGGACGCCGGCCTCGTCGTCATCGACGAGGCGCACTGCATCTCCGACTGGGGTCACGACTTCCGCCCCGACTACCGCCGCATCCGCACGCTGCTGGCGGACCTGCCGCCCGGCATCCCGGTGCTCGCCACGACCGCCACGGCCAACGAGCGCGTCACCCGGGACGTCGCCGAGCAGCTCGCCGTGCCGGGCGAGGGCGTGAGCGAGGGCGCGGTGTCCCTGTCCACGAACGACGACGTCCTCGTGCTCCGCGGCGAGCTCGACCGCGAGTCGCTCCACCTGGCCGTCCTGGAGCTGCGCGACCAGCCCACCCGCGTGGCGTGGCTGGTCGAGGCGCTGCAGGAGATCGACGGGTCCGGCATCGTCTACTGCCTCACCGTGTCCGCGGCGGAGGAGGTCGCCTCCCAGCTCCGTACCGCCGGGCTCGCCGTCGCCTCGTACACCGGGCGCACCGACCCCACGCAGCGCGAGCAACTCGAGGACGACCTCAAGGAGAACCGCGTCAAGGCCCTGGTCGCGACCTCGGCCCTCGGCATGGGGTTCGACAAGCCCGACCTCGCGTTCGTCGTGCACCTCGGCGCGCCGTCGTCGCCGATCGCCTACTACCAGCAGGTCGGTCGCGCGGGCCGTGGCGTCGACGACGCCGTCGTCGTGCTGCTGCCCGGGCACGAGGACGCGGCGATCTGGGAGTGGTTCGGGTCGCAGGCGTTCCCCGCCGAGCAGCAGGTGCGCGCCACGCTGGCCGCCCTGGCCCGGACCGGCGAGACCATGTCGACCGCCACGCTGGAGACCTACGTCGACCTCAAGCGGTCCCGCCTGGAGACAATGCTCAAGGTGCTCGACGTCGACGGCGCCGTCCGCCGGGTGCAGGGCGGCTGGGTCGCCACCGGGCAGCCGTGGACGTACGACGCGGCGCGCTACGGCCGGGTCGAGGAGACGCGACACGCCGAGCAGCAGGCGATGCGCGACTACGTCGCGACCGAGGGGTGCCGCATGCGGTTCCTGCGTGCCCAGCTCGACGACCCGGCACTGCCGGACGGCTGGACGTGCGGTCGCTGCGACCGCTGCGGCGGCGTCACCCTCCCGCCGCCCCCGGACGCGGAGACGGTCGCGAGCGCCCGCGAGGAGATGGACCGACCCGGCGTCGAGGTCGAGCCGCGCAAGATGTGGCCGTCCGGCCTGACGACGCTCGGCCTCGACCTCAAGGGCAAGATCCCGGACGGCGAGCGTGCCGAGCCCGGCCGGGCGGTCGCCCGGTTCGACGGGCTCGGCTGGTCCGGCCCCGTGCGCGAGCTGTTCGCCCCCCGCACGCCCGACGGCGAGACCCCGTCCGCGCTGCGCACCGCGGCCGCCCGCGTCCTGGACGACTGGGCCGCGATCCGCGGGGAGGCCGCCGAGGACGGGCAGGCACCGCTGCTGATCGAGGGCGTCGTCGCCGTCCGGTCGGTGACGCGTCCCCGGCTGACCTACCACCTGGCGAACGGGCTCGCGTCCTACCTGGGCGTCCCCCTCATCGGTGCGGTCGGCCCCCAGCCCGGCGCCGAGGAGCCCGGCCGCCACGACGTGAACTCCGCCCAGCGGCTCGCCGGGGTCTCCCGGCGGCTGCGCCTCGAGCTCGGCGAGGGGGCGCGCACCGGCCTGCCCGGCCGCACCGTGCTCCTCGTCGACGACTGGACGGAGTCCGGCTGGACGCTCACGGTGGCCGCCCGGCTCCTGCGCGAGGCGGGGGCGGCGGCCGTCCACCCGTTCGTGCTCGGCGTGCGCTGA
- the rpmI gene encoding 50S ribosomal protein L35 has protein sequence MPKNKTHSGAKKRFRVTGKGKVMREQANRRHLFEHKSTRRTRRLALDQEVAPADVKKIKKLLGK, from the coding sequence ATGCCGAAGAACAAGACGCACTCCGGCGCCAAGAAGCGCTTCCGGGTCACCGGCAAGGGGAAGGTCATGCGCGAGCAGGCCAACCGCCGCCACCTGTTCGAGCACAAGTCGACCCGCCGCACCCGCCGCCTCGCGCTCGACCAGGAGGTCGCGCCGGCGGACGTCAAGAAGATCAAGAAGCTGCTCGGCAAGTGA
- a CDS encoding histidinol-phosphate transaminase, with protein MTPDAPVLPLRPELADEVPYGAPQLDVPVRLNVNENPYAPSAEVVATIARYVADAARELHRYPDRDFDALRADLADYLADESGVRPDPAQVWAANGSNEVMLHLLQAFGGPGRTALSFAPTYSMYPEYARDTHTRWVTGRRAEDFTLDPAHAVATIEAEQPSVILLASPNNPTGTALPLSTVEAVLEAAARLPAVVVVDEAYAEFRREGVPSALELLAAHPHLAVTRTMSKAFAAAGLRLGYLVASTALVDALRVVRLPYHLSAVTQAAARAALAHRTELLAQVADLRRERDDLATWLRGLTVQGRPLQVADTDANFVLFGTFADRHAVWQGLLGRGVLIRETGPDGWLRVSVGTPAETRSFKDALTDVVAEIVEKEQ; from the coding sequence ATCACCCCCGACGCGCCGGTGCTGCCGCTGCGCCCCGAGCTGGCGGACGAGGTGCCCTACGGCGCCCCGCAGCTCGACGTGCCCGTGCGGCTCAACGTCAACGAGAACCCGTACGCCCCGTCCGCCGAGGTCGTGGCGACGATCGCGCGGTACGTCGCGGACGCGGCGCGCGAGCTCCATCGGTACCCGGACCGCGACTTCGACGCCCTGCGCGCGGACCTCGCGGACTACCTCGCCGACGAGTCGGGCGTGCGCCCGGACCCGGCGCAGGTGTGGGCCGCCAACGGCTCCAACGAGGTCATGCTGCACCTGCTGCAGGCGTTCGGCGGCCCCGGCCGCACCGCGCTGTCGTTCGCCCCGACGTACTCGATGTACCCCGAGTACGCCCGCGACACCCACACCCGCTGGGTGACGGGGCGCCGTGCCGAGGACTTCACGCTCGACCCGGCGCACGCCGTCGCGACGATCGAGGCCGAGCAGCCGTCGGTGATCCTCCTGGCGAGCCCGAACAACCCGACGGGCACCGCGCTCCCGCTGAGCACGGTCGAGGCCGTCCTGGAGGCGGCGGCACGGCTCCCGGCCGTGGTCGTCGTCGACGAGGCCTACGCGGAGTTCCGCCGCGAGGGCGTGCCGTCCGCGCTCGAGCTGCTGGCCGCGCACCCGCACCTGGCCGTGACCCGCACCATGTCGAAGGCGTTCGCCGCCGCCGGCCTGCGCCTCGGCTACCTCGTGGCGTCGACGGCGCTCGTGGACGCGTTGCGCGTCGTGCGCCTGCCCTACCACCTGTCGGCCGTCACCCAGGCGGCGGCCCGGGCCGCACTCGCGCACCGCACCGAGCTCCTCGCGCAGGTCGCCGACCTGCGCCGCGAACGGGACGACCTGGCGACCTGGCTGCGTGGGCTGACCGTGCAGGGCCGGCCGCTCCAGGTCGCCGACACCGACGCCAACTTCGTGCTGTTCGGCACCTTCGCCGACCGGCACGCGGTCTGGCAGGGGCTGCTGGGCCGTGGCGTCCTCATCCGCGAGACCGGCCCCGACGGCTGGTTGCGCGTCTCGGTCGGAACACCCGCCGAGACCCGGTCGTTCAAGGACGCGTTGACCGACGTCGTCGCCGAGATCGTCGAGAAGGAGCAGTGA
- the infC gene encoding translation initiation factor IF-3 — MHPGRGPSSFLAVATTSSRSTTISEPRINDRIRVPEVRLIGPGGEQVGVVATGVALKLAQDADLDLVEVAPDARPPVCKLMDYGKFKYESDMKAREARRKQANTLLKEIRFRLKIDPHDYETKKGHVTRFLSAGDKVKVMIMFRGREQSRPEMGVRLLQRLADDVAELGFVESMPKQDGRNMTMVLGPVKKKAEAKIEQRKRSAEVNAQRKTKSEVKAEARAQSGDEPMDEVETDVVEAVETEAVVESAPEVVAEPEVVEAAPVVEEKPAPAPRAKQPAAPAPRPATPKAAPQAAAPKAAAPKAATPRPAAPRPAPRPAPRPGPRA; from the coding sequence TTGCATCCAGGACGGGGGCCTTCCTCGTTCCTGGCGGTCGCCACCACGAGTTCGAGGAGCACCACCATCAGCGAGCCTCGCATCAACGACCGGATCCGCGTCCCCGAGGTCCGGCTCATCGGCCCGGGCGGGGAACAGGTCGGCGTGGTCGCCACGGGAGTCGCCCTGAAGCTTGCCCAGGACGCCGATCTCGACCTCGTCGAGGTCGCCCCGGACGCCCGTCCGCCGGTCTGCAAGCTCATGGACTACGGGAAGTTCAAGTACGAGTCCGACATGAAGGCGCGCGAGGCGCGCCGGAAGCAGGCGAACACCCTCCTCAAGGAGATCCGGTTCCGCCTGAAGATCGACCCGCACGACTACGAGACCAAGAAGGGCCACGTCACCCGGTTCCTGTCCGCGGGCGACAAGGTCAAGGTCATGATCATGTTCCGTGGCCGTGAGCAGTCCCGCCCCGAGATGGGTGTGCGCCTGCTGCAGCGTCTCGCGGACGACGTCGCGGAGCTCGGCTTCGTCGAGTCGATGCCGAAGCAGGACGGCCGCAACATGACGATGGTCCTGGGCCCGGTGAAGAAGAAGGCCGAGGCCAAGATCGAGCAGCGCAAGCGCTCCGCCGAGGTCAACGCCCAGCGCAAGACCAAGTCCGAGGTCAAGGCCGAGGCCCGCGCCCAGAGCGGCGACGAGCCGATGGACGAGGTCGAGACCGACGTCGTCGAGGCGGTCGAGACCGAGGCCGTGGTCGAGTCCGCGCCCGAGGTCGTCGCCGAGCCCGAGGTCGTCGAGGCCGCGCCGGTGGTCGAGGAGAAGCCGGCCCCGGCACCTCGCGCCAAGCAGCCGGCCGCCCCGGCTCCGCGTCCCGCCACTCCGAAGGCCGCCCCCCAGGCCGCGGCCCCGAAGGCCGCAGCGCCCAAGGCCGCGACCCCGCGCCCGGCAGCCCCGCGGCCCGCGCCGCGCCCGGCACCCCGCCCGGGCCCGAGGGCCTGA
- a CDS encoding Rieske (2Fe-2S) protein, with amino-acid sequence MTDTVPHLSCCSRRDVLRGVSLATGAVVVGGSLAACADGTDPAAAVSEASSAAGEVVVPLADVPVGGAVPAQIGGVDVLVTQPTEGEVHVFSAVCTHQGCTVLPGDGVLECPCHGSVFSLTDASVQAGPAPEPLGEVAVEVSDGDVVVA; translated from the coding sequence TTGACCGACACCGTCCCGCACCTGTCGTGCTGCTCGCGCCGTGACGTCCTGCGCGGCGTGTCCCTGGCCACGGGCGCGGTCGTCGTGGGCGGTTCGCTCGCGGCGTGCGCCGACGGCACGGACCCGGCCGCCGCGGTGTCCGAGGCGTCGTCCGCGGCCGGCGAGGTCGTCGTCCCGCTCGCCGACGTCCCGGTGGGCGGGGCGGTCCCGGCGCAGATCGGCGGGGTGGACGTGCTCGTCACGCAGCCCACCGAGGGCGAGGTGCACGTGTTCAGCGCGGTGTGCACGCACCAGGGGTGCACGGTGCTGCCCGGGGACGGCGTCCTGGAGTGCCCGTGCCACGGCTCGGTGTTCTCCCTCACGGACGCCTCCGTCCAGGCGGGCCCGGCGCCCGAGCCGCTCGGCGAGGTCGCCGTGGAGGTCTCGGACGGCGACGTCGTCGTCGCCTGA
- the rplT gene encoding 50S ribosomal protein L20, producing the protein MARVKRAVNAHKKRRTTLERASGYRGQRSRLYRKAKEQVTHSFVYSYRDRKAKKGDFRKLWIQRINAAARAQGLTYNRLIQGLKAAGVEVDRRLLAELAVNDIAAFNALVQVAKDALPEDVNAPKAA; encoded by the coding sequence GTGGCACGCGTGAAGCGGGCTGTCAACGCCCACAAGAAGCGCCGTACGACCCTCGAGCGCGCCAGCGGTTACCGCGGCCAGCGTTCGCGCCTGTACCGCAAGGCCAAGGAGCAGGTCACCCACTCCTTCGTCTACTCGTACCGCGACCGGAAGGCCAAGAAGGGCGACTTCCGCAAGCTGTGGATCCAGCGCATCAACGCCGCCGCGCGTGCGCAGGGTCTGACCTACAACCGCCTCATCCAGGGCCTCAAGGCCGCGGGTGTCGAGGTCGACCGTCGTCTCCTGGCGGAGCTGGCCGTCAACGACATCGCCGCCTTCAACGCGCTGGTCCAGGTCGCGAAGGACGCCCTCCCCGAGGACGTCAACGCGCCCAAGGCCGCCTGA
- a CDS encoding S1 family peptidase, producing MRARPRGRAAARPVRAAAGAVTLLTLAACGALPAMPPPVPDDIVPSAAAPAFADGARENLSPDGFDTVQRMAVRVRNVGCDALSTGSGFAIDEHTLITNRHVVAGNESLQVSTYDGRDIDVAAASAAELADLALVRTSDDLPSYPEISVRDPEAGDDVTVVGYPSGGRLTVTTGRVVGTTTDPLHENLGEVLVTDAVVEPGSSGSAALDDAGDVIGVVYAKTSDGSSLVVPASTLRDLLADTSAFAELPAC from the coding sequence GTGAGGGCCCGCCCCCGTGGCCGCGCCGCGGCTCGGCCGGTCCGCGCGGCGGCCGGTGCGGTGACGCTCCTGACGTTGGCCGCGTGCGGCGCGCTGCCCGCGATGCCGCCACCCGTCCCGGACGACATCGTGCCCAGCGCCGCGGCGCCCGCGTTCGCCGACGGCGCCCGCGAGAACCTCTCCCCCGACGGCTTCGACACGGTGCAGCGCATGGCCGTGCGCGTGCGCAACGTCGGGTGCGACGCCCTGTCCACGGGGTCCGGGTTCGCGATCGACGAGCACACCCTCATCACCAACCGGCACGTCGTGGCGGGCAACGAGTCGTTGCAGGTGAGCACCTACGACGGTCGGGACATCGACGTGGCCGCGGCCAGCGCCGCCGAGCTCGCCGACCTGGCGCTCGTGCGCACGAGCGACGACCTGCCGTCGTACCCGGAGATCTCCGTGCGCGACCCCGAGGCGGGCGACGACGTCACCGTGGTCGGCTACCCGTCGGGCGGTCGGCTCACCGTCACCACCGGCCGGGTGGTGGGCACGACGACCGACCCCTTGCACGAGAACCTGGGCGAGGTGCTGGTCACCGACGCCGTGGTCGAGCCCGGGTCGTCGGGGTCCGCGGCGCTCGACGACGCCGGCGATGTCATCGGGGTGGTCTACGCCAAGACGTCGGACGGGAGCTCGCTCGTGGTGCCGGCGTCCACGCTGCGCGACCTGCTGGCGGACACCTCGGCGTTCGCCGAGCTGCCCGCCTGCTGA